Below is a window of Plasmodium brasilianum strain Bolivian I chromosome 14, whole genome shotgun sequence DNA.
ACGtggaaaaaaattagttttaATGTAATGTATtcaaaaaaagtacatacaaaacatttttaaaatgagaACTTCGTGCTTCAATAATTTTACGCACAGCTGCCCTTTTTTTCGATTAGTTCGTTCCATAGTTTGcataactatatatatatatatatattcgtgCATGTATGCAGTACACACACATTTACACACAGAtgataaatacatatacgtaaACACATATACAAAACATACTTATAAACTTCAATGTCTCATGGAACGCGTCAGATTTTCTTCCAAGCTACACTTCCTCACAAAACTTAccactttttattttgcatttgATAAACTTTGCCAGTTATTCAACATAATTTTCTGCGCACACAGCAGCGCTTCTCGAACTATATCCCTATCCTTTGTTGCAATTAAAATCAtaacattttcttttattttaaatttctgGCAAATTTTCTTTCCATTTGGATATAACCTTGCAAACTCTCCAATGTCAAAACATGCTACAGCCACTGTCACATTGTCTACTTCCTCTTTTGTTTGATTTGAATCATTCTTATGTGCAAAATTGTgggcataattttttattatatccgATAACTGTTGTATAGCTTTAAATTCATCCTTCTCAAATTGCATTACATTTTCGAGCCAGAATTTTTCTGTGTGCAAAATGGaccattttaattttccattTGAAAGTTCATGACAGTACCTCTCAAAATTGCTATAAAAAACAGAGagatgcatatatatatatatatgtatgtgtgtatgtatgtatgtatgaatatatgtatttatgtatctgtgtatatatacaaaattacaAGTTTATAGTAACGTGCGCACATATTAAGTAGGTGTACATACGTTCactaattttatcatatagtTCTATTTAAGCGCACGCTAATATGAACCATTtgaataaacataaatttgACGTATACATATGATTCACTTTTCAAGTATGTACATAAGAACAGAGAAGGCACCGTACCTGTAGTTCTTCACGCGCTGATCCAATTTGTGTAAAAGCTGAACTATTGTGTCATATATATCGTTATCTCTCCATTTGTCATATTGTAGAACAGTTAATGTTTGAATTATGTTGTTATCTACTATAATCTCAAAGCAATCATCCATATGCATTATAttcttaattatatttagagATACCCTTAATATCTTTTCTActctacattttttaaataaattaattacaactataataatattgtttttatataatttcctAATAAAATAATCCTTAAATGTAAGTAACCATACACAGAAAACGGATTTGTACTGCTTATTAGCATTATTATTAGCCAAatctaaatttttatttattattgttaaaaattGTTCTAATTCGTATATATCTTTTCTATATTcatctatttttaatatatttatatatatatccattttCCCTTCTTCTGTTACATTAAAAAagtctatttttaaaataaaatcttttatttctgtatctgtaaaataattattgttataGCAAAAGCTCCCAGACAGTAGGAAAGAACTTTTATCAGCTATATAAATATCGTTGTGTGTACAcaatttcattaaatagGTATATAAGTTTTTATCACTTAgtatacttaaaatataactataagAACTTCCATCATTTcttataatttcataaaatattgttaatacatattgaattaaatgaatattaaaatCTGTTTGAAGacaattaaataatacagATACAATCATATCATTTTCCTTAAAATAATcgaatttttcctttttgttgaaatcatgaaatttttttaacaactGTACTTCTTCCGAAGACAAAATGTTAATCTCTGCGTACTTGTCATAGCATGgcattttgtttaaaatggAATCATGTAGTAtctaaaaaggaaataagaGTATATTAGTACGGAAAAGaacgcacatatatatgtatgtatatatatatatatataatatgcgtgcatgcgtacatatacacTAGAGAAGCAGATTAACCCTTAATTCTTCCTTTTAAGGCAGATACGTATACAttgcttttttattacatgcGATAATGCAAATTTTGCATAAAATAAGAAGTACGTACttatacttatgtatatatgttcacatgtacacatgttTATGCATTTACATATTCATAAGCTTATGTGTGTTAAAATATGCCAATGCAACGCACATTTTAAAGCATTATTTTCGTACTTGATTCTTCTGTTCAGATTCCacaatttttgtaataacgCTAATTCCACTATCATTTGccattgtttttttattttaaaaaaaattactaaaaaaacaatttttaaagacGCAAAAGaacaattaaaattaaactttgtaaataaatcaaatttcacatatatgaatattgaaatttaaaacaaggagaagtataaaaaaattgtataatattgcattaaattatatacaaaaaaaaaaattgcttatTCCGATAAAATACTGTAATAAGcgaaattttcttttttcctttcagtcaaaatttaatttattatcgTGATCgccaaaacaaaataaacaataaatatatgcaaatagtGCCTAATTTATATGGACTTATGTACATGTTCCtaagatatacatatatatatgtgtatatacatatatgtatataagtgtatgtatataagtgtatgtatatatgtgtatatatatatgtgtatgtatatatgtgtatatatatatgtgtatgtatatatgtgtatatatatatgtgtatgtatatatatatgtgtatgtatatatgtgtatatatatatgtgtatgtatatatgtgtatgtatatatgtgtatgtaaatatgtgtatgtatatatgtgtatatatatatgtttatatatatatacatgtgcatatatatgtattagtGTATATAAGATTATTACACAGCATTGAAGGTATAACTGTAATTGCAAAAATGTGAAAGTACACGAGCAAAATAcgtaaataaaagaaaagtaagtacacataaaagtatatataaaataaacaaattatacaaattCATATGACAATAAAATGATAtgaaaaatgattatatagTAGTTATGCCAATCTTTTAAAGcccataaaaattattttcagcATGTGCAAATGTtcctaataaaaaattttattaattttcaaCGTTTTCAACATTTTCTGTATATTTGACACTTTCATAATTTAGGAATATTTAACACTTTACACATGTGTGTATAGTGCTACAAAAGAAAACATTTATTCTTTCTACATGAATTATACGTGTATTTGTGATTATTGAACTGATTAAGAAATGAAATTTGAACTATTGGTATAAACCGAATGCTATGAAAaaaccataaaaaaaaaaaaaagaaagaaaaagaaatttcaacaatgaattaatttgtatatttccacaatttatttttatttatgaaaattttctaAGTTTTTTAACAGTTACGTTTATCTGTTTTATGTGAAagaattttttgaatataaatatttattccttCTAATGCTTAAGAATGCATTCTTAAAGAATTGCATAGACAActgagaaaagaaaaaaatatttattttattaaaaaagaatacaaaaatataccCAAAGAAGGATACAAAAAGTCTGTAAAAAAGGCTTTTCCCTATCTTAGCTTTCTCTCACAgtaatatcttttttgttattatgtCACACGAAAAAAAGGTCCCTTTCCGTGAAATAGTTttgagaaataaaaaaaaaaaacttaaaacaacatatataaaaaaggtatacaaattcgtatgtatgtatatatataaacaagtATATACGAGctgtattaaataaaattaaaaaaaaaaaaaaggaaaaagcgAATACAGtttcaaaaaaaagtttCTTATTTAAGATACTccttcatttctttttttatttgaaaacaaaaaaaggtaaGAACACGTATGCTTATACATACAATCGTAAACAAATCGCACAATCCAAAAAATGATACTGGACTTTCACGGAAAATCACATAGCATAAATTGTACAGTGATACAGAACATTTTGTAagccctttttttttttttttcttttattatctCATCCATACATAATTCGAAttattcttgtttttttcattaactaCAACTTGGATAAAGTACCTacatggtaaaaaaaaacaaatcaaAAGGAGGAATACAAAAATGGGCGGAAAGCTAATTATACtgtgtacataaaaaatgctCATATAagagaataaaaatgttatgtaTAACGCtaacatatatgcacatggtatattaaaatatattctataaatttcataaaaaaaaactaacacaaattatatgcttatgtgcatatataacatatatatatgtatctacGTATGTATtcactaataaaaaaaaaaagtgtgcAATAAAACTGGCAATAAATAGAGACAAACgaaaaaaatcataaaatgTCGTGTACATTTATCATTaactaatatattacaaaaattgggcacaaaaagaattaatactgaaattcatttgttttttcattacttGTAGTGGGATGGTGCttgtaaaataaagaaactGCTTTTCTTCTTATATGCTTGTGTAGATcttgaatgaaaaaaaatatatatttttttaattaatgtttatataatcattttaaatactaaaaattaaTCCAGTAATTAAAACAATGAAAATTACGCGCAAATTAATATGTATGAAAGTATGtagacatatatatgtataaaagcAAACTACTTTATTATTCTCCCCATGAATTCAGtatcatttaatttaagTAGCCTAAGAAcatccttttttaattataacaaaaaaatacaaaaaaaaaaaaaaaaaaaaaatggaattatttttctactgaaaaggaatattttatataaacatttatttaaatgtttacgtcttattttcatttattttaaacaaaaaaaaaagaaaaaagaaaacttttgaaaaacttttatttattaaacaaCAATTTGCTTAAAGGTTACTTGATAATTTTTCACATGAACAAATAATTTCCCAAAAtgtgaaaatttatttataataaccttgtcattacttttttcatcatatttatatataattgtataatTGGTTGATTTATCTGAattaatttgtataattttattgtttgtATAATTCTCTAAAAATTCCACTAAATGTTCCGTAATACAATTAAAATGAATGTTTTGGAAATAAACAAAAGATATAATATGTTCAATTTCTTCCAGTTTTACATCCAATGGAtttattgaatatttatttatattatcaatAATTTCCGGGatgttattattagtatcattatcttcatttactaaattatcattttctgCCCTATTTATAGTTgcattactattattattactgctattctccttattatttattaaatttaaaattccattttccttttcatttaattccCTATTTGTGTCACTACTACTTTCTTTATGATCTCCCgaacttttattttgttcatctaaatttttactttcatttttGCTTCCATTTTTACGCCCATTCTCGTATTTCTCCTCGtcttcttcttcctcatCACTCGATATATCTTCATCATCGCTACTCATCCAGTcatacctttttttctttttattattcccaTTACATATGCTACCATCATTGTTTGTTTCATTTGTGTCATCATCTTTTTCAACCTCTTCTAAATCCTTTTTATTCagatattttcctttttcattcaggtcttctttttcctcatcttcctcctcttctaaatcaaaattttcattttcatctaAATTGTTTAAACAATCCAAATCTATCTCTTCTGAATCGTCATCTAATTCTTcaatccatttttttttctttttctgttGCTGGGCCTCAACTAGCTTCCTCTTTCCTAgcattttctaattttttaattcaaaaCATTAtcatacatgtgtatataatatattgtatttttgtatttttgtatgtatgtatgtacatatgaatgTAAGCATCTGTGAAGATACGTATCCGCGGAGGAATGTAAGCATAAGAACATGCACACAACTATACaagcattatatatatatatatatatatgtagcgAATATTTGCTAAATCATTATTTCACATAAAAATACTAATATACTCTTGATTCTGCGAATTTGTAAGAAATACGGAATTACAGAGGATTCCTTTGAAAAATAAGTTTATGTATTAAATTACGCATAGATGAAAAAATCGGCGATGTGAATCAActaattatgtaaaatgacatcgtacgtacatacgtatatatatacataaacgtacgtacatccatatatatttatacgtatatgtatgtataaatatatatttttttttttttatataaattcatttaatttttgccccattaatttttcatatattttattcataaattttaccaatattttaaagataattgtaatttacattaaaattttttttctttttaaatagtcacaaaaaaattataaattattttacgtatatttgtaaaatatacgAAAAACTTTTATTGTTCGAAATATATTTGCTACAGAttataaacaataaataatttaaaaagagtattttataattatatattatgggCGTTTGtcgtatataaaaaaaaatttttttttattaaaataacgtgcatgatttttatatattgctATACCATTGTCAGAGTTTCTtattagtaaatatatacaaaaataagtatacatataattagaGAATATTTAAGtgatttaatataatttgttaaattaaaaagcaCGTGCAAGCTTATTATTTTacctctttttctttatgtttTTGCTCTTTATTTAGGATCCTTATGATcctaattttaattttttgctttttcttatttttttaaaaataaatatacaagtCACAAACGATATTcgtatgtaatatatatacagaaacATTAATGAATGATTTtcttaatgaaattttttttattgcctGCCcttacaaattaaaatagtataaaatGGGCTATAATTTTAGATAAATTTTCGTcctaatttatattttaaatatatatcagtgcaaaattttttttgtgctttGAAATATCAcgtgtattattatatttattattcgttaatttaattattaacttaagcattttcttaatttttgttttattataaatttatataaaaaaaagggaagagCGGGAAATATcagaaaataatgaagtaTATTCAACTTTAACTGTattttccataattttttttttatatttcatatccgttcaactaaaaaaaaaaaaaaaaaatgttcacacaaaaaaaatatatttttttcttgaatacaaaaacaaatattgaaaaaaaaaattataagagtaagcataaatattttatatacgtatacatatatatttttctatatgtGCAACAgcttttcaaaattttacaaCTCAAACATTTTCGTTTTGTGcatgataaaaaatgtagagacagtcttttttttttttttcttttttccgaTTAAAGAAAGTTCATACATGTTTTTCACCATTTGCCATTATtacttattataaattacgGGTTGTTATGTTGTTATAAAACCCCTAGTAATATACAATTAGGTAAACGAGTTTCATAGAATAGTTTtgttaatacataataaaagcTCTGTGATGAGCACATGCGTACAATACAGGACTAGCTATTAATCGAACGTTTAATCAATGAGCATTGAAgacccatatatatacatatatatgcgcataCGTTTGCTATCTattattccttttctttttttttttcacgtTGTATCCATGACACAGCTATTTTCCTgttgtcattttttttttcgttaaccgtatactttatatttacCGTTTCAGATTTTTTAcctatgtaataaaaaaccgtacaaaatgaaaaaaaaaatattaattgttACCATATCCTGGGTAACATTCTTCATAAGTATCTGCAAAAATGTTTTGAGTTAAACtattcttattttcatttgaaaCTTTGCTAGTTGCTCTTCTAAGAATACTTTCAGgcttaaataaatttaagttATTGTTCATatcatacattttatattcttcgtttttttctttgtcgAGTTCTTCCCTGACTCCTTTTTGCGttataatatcataattattttgacTCGTTTTGGTATCTATACCTTTACTGTTATTTACATTACTATTAGTGAAATTGTAAACATTACTTAACAAGTTGGTACTATTTTcttctaaattattattactattactagcCGTATCATcacactttttaaaaatgtcaATATCGTCATCATC
It encodes the following:
- a CDS encoding V-type proton ATPase subunit H, with amino-acid sequence MANDSGISVITKIVESEQKNQILHDSILNKMPCYDKYAEINILSSEEVQLLKKFHDFNKKEKFDYFKENDMIVSVLFNCLQTDFNIHLIQYVLTIFYEIIRNDGSSYSYILSILSDKNLYTYLMKLCTHNDIYIADKSSFLLSGSFCYNNNYFTDTEIKDFILKIDFFNVTEEGKMDIYINILKIDEYRKDIYELEQFLTIINKNLDLANNNANKQYKSVFCVWLLTFKDYFIRKLYKNNIIIVVINLFKKCRVEKILRVSLNIIKNIMHMDDCFEIIVDNNIIQTLTVLQYDKWRDNDIYDTIVQLLHKLDQRVKNYSNFERYCHELSNGKLKWSILHTEKFWLENVMQFEKDEFKAIQQLSDIIKNYAHNFAHKNDSNQTKEEVDNVTVAVACFDIGEFARLYPNGKKICQKFKIKENVMILIATKDRDIVREALLCAQKIMLNNWQSLSNAK
- a CDS encoding hypothetical protein (conserved Plasmodium protein), with the translated sequence MLGKRKLVEAQQQKKKKKWIEELDDDSEEIDLDCLNNLDENENFDLEEEEDEEKEDLNEKGKYLNKKDLEEVEKDDDTNETNNDGSICNGNNKKKKRYDWMSSDDEDISSDEEEEDEEKYENGRKNGSKNESKNLDEQNKSSGDHKESSSDTNRELNEKENGILNLINNKENSSNNNSNATINRAENDNLVNEDNDTNNNIPEIIDNINKYSINPLDVKLEEIEHIISFVYFQNIHFNCITEHLVEFLENYTNNKIIQINSDKSTNYTIIYKYDEKSNDKVIINKFSHFGKLFVHVKNYQVTFKQIVV